In a single window of the Pyrococcus sp. NA2 genome:
- a CDS encoding DUF365 domain-containing protein codes for MDIVGVTFPVPKQLLDRILKGGKRVFVKPATLRVKPGMKLIFYASREDQGFQGEAEIESVEHFTNVEEIIRKYKDELFLTPDELRKYERDRKRWQTRGGRSREWLVIKLKNVRKYKKKVKPKRFVVVSGRYIKRDEYEEILRRAEQ; via the coding sequence ATGGATATTGTTGGGGTGACCTTTCCTGTTCCCAAGCAACTCCTTGATAGGATACTCAAGGGCGGAAAGAGGGTTTTCGTGAAGCCGGCCACCTTAAGGGTCAAGCCCGGAATGAAGCTCATCTTCTACGCCTCGAGGGAAGACCAAGGATTCCAAGGGGAGGCAGAGATCGAGAGCGTCGAGCACTTTACGAACGTCGAAGAGATAATAAGGAAGTACAAGGACGAGCTCTTCCTAACTCCAGATGAACTTAGAAAGTACGAGAGGGACAGGAAGAGGTGGCAGACTAGGGGAGGAAGGTCGAGGGAATGGCTAGTGATCAAGCTCAAGAACGTGAGGAAGTACAAGAAGAAGGTCAAGCCGAAGAGGTTCGTCGTTGTCTCCGGAAGGTATATTAAGAGGGATGAGTACGAAGAGATCTTGAGGAGGGCCGAGCAATGA
- a CDS encoding DUF499 domain-containing protein, whose product MKYEVWDDVLDESLDEHSAPELGDVVTGKAHKIYTDPKEFFKRTYFTRPMLEILEHVLKTFKGEERQNVFLIYSLFGGGKTHTMLTIYHAFKDPGALKDEEVLRYYDPEKRKRISDIADTISSLRDVIIIPIYGKGELPRPRKPKGNIRTLWGYMADLLGEYEKIRVEDETLTSPTPDLIREIIGGRKVLFLIDEIVDYVDNLRKSADEEERNYSRNVSKFLDHLATALLGSNSVLIVTLPMDEEGGIIKTEKEYDREVILEIRRALRRVGGTRMYSPVKTEEDENELVEILKRRIFKRISEDEKARVLSRLGKAYSNEEIFGREARVEEVRKSYPFHPEYVNVLRTIIERVGLQRTRDLIRITRIVVRGILKEEPSLIMPHHINLDDDKIKGSFFSESTIYGDYWTVYESDVKENKLKGFSNPELARLILTYVFLKTYPYDSPTSLPEFPTPKRIAWGVYEPKLFEEKGWSIVEIRDAVDEIRESVKFMYLNKKDPYLWFWRVANVSQMVNSKVEELLESRAGEVVQELVKMVQRFVKERKGLRGRGSKIEDHVTFFKNNNIVVGREPQEFYDTPEYKLMVLVRDDVDEDTLRRIIFMHGGGARTYRNTIVVVYPSENGIDEMMKTLAVAMACDEVKRSIREKFGKYGKDVVNIQMSMVEEIKRKALEDLENQMVQYFRMVAYPDKYGPRVVQAQASSKSVIENVYSALVSHGKIVDDFDFDWLVERLSEVNVNILRPEGYPVSELVYLIMSNPALPMVSVEALFEAIREAVRNLEIGIERKGTIYFKRIYKEVPKGEEEGDPPGAIKMEDVILPREEALNRQVAEILKNESEEVRRKGGMDYKVRKWYEVYLPNSTHGIPLRTIVEEGRVKEEYLDHVLQGYIVERVEEVPVTRGEFYLEVSDGIVKGKPGDVVTLEVKIKPVGREPFKVELRPSIGELDSYEVELENGEERAVTWTIVVPSERTIAVIEGRSESKERKVEVTIIPAMEEEIIEVNEVKEEHKGYVLTEIRDIGSVDELELIPMEGKVSGSMRIERPFWESRFEGLDLEVAKYILKEVEEVLGSKAHLDVRVIGEAVIDDLLFEKLRALNGKVTFRIKKGEGE is encoded by the coding sequence TTGAAGTACGAGGTTTGGGATGATGTTCTCGATGAGAGCTTGGATGAGCACTCGGCTCCAGAGTTAGGTGACGTGGTAACTGGCAAGGCCCACAAAATTTACACTGACCCCAAGGAGTTCTTCAAGAGAACCTACTTTACGCGCCCAATGCTCGAAATCCTGGAGCACGTTCTCAAGACGTTTAAGGGAGAGGAGAGGCAGAACGTATTCCTAATCTATTCCCTCTTCGGTGGTGGGAAGACGCACACAATGCTGACCATCTACCACGCTTTCAAGGATCCTGGGGCCCTAAAGGATGAAGAGGTTCTTAGGTATTACGACCCTGAAAAAAGGAAGAGGATAAGTGATATAGCTGACACAATTTCGTCCCTCCGGGACGTGATTATAATCCCGATCTACGGGAAAGGTGAGCTACCAAGGCCCAGGAAGCCGAAGGGCAATATAAGGACGCTGTGGGGTTACATGGCAGACCTACTTGGAGAGTACGAGAAGATTAGGGTTGAAGATGAGACATTGACCAGCCCGACTCCAGATCTAATAAGGGAGATAATCGGGGGGAGGAAGGTTCTCTTCCTGATAGATGAGATAGTCGACTACGTCGATAACCTTCGAAAGTCCGCGGATGAGGAGGAGAGGAACTACTCAAGGAACGTGAGCAAATTCTTGGATCACCTTGCAACGGCCCTTCTCGGCTCTAACTCCGTTTTAATCGTGACCCTTCCAATGGATGAGGAAGGAGGGATCATCAAGACAGAGAAGGAGTACGACAGGGAGGTCATCCTTGAGATAAGGAGGGCTCTGAGGAGGGTCGGCGGAACCAGGATGTACTCGCCGGTTAAGACAGAGGAGGATGAAAACGAGCTCGTTGAGATACTCAAGAGGAGGATATTCAAGAGGATAAGTGAGGATGAGAAGGCAAGGGTACTGTCACGGCTGGGGAAGGCCTACTCAAACGAGGAGATATTCGGGAGGGAGGCGAGGGTCGAGGAAGTTAGGAAGAGCTATCCCTTCCACCCGGAGTACGTAAATGTCCTTAGGACGATAATAGAGAGGGTTGGCCTCCAAAGGACGAGGGACTTAATTAGGATAACCAGGATAGTCGTGAGGGGGATACTCAAGGAGGAGCCTTCCCTTATTATGCCCCACCACATAAACCTGGACGACGATAAGATAAAGGGAAGCTTCTTCTCGGAGAGCACGATATACGGTGACTACTGGACGGTCTATGAGAGCGATGTCAAGGAGAATAAACTCAAGGGCTTTTCCAATCCAGAGCTCGCGAGGCTAATCCTGACCTACGTCTTCCTGAAGACCTATCCATACGATTCCCCAACATCCCTCCCGGAGTTCCCGACGCCCAAGAGGATAGCTTGGGGAGTTTACGAGCCGAAGCTCTTCGAGGAGAAGGGCTGGAGCATTGTTGAGATAAGGGATGCGGTTGATGAGATCAGGGAGAGCGTCAAGTTCATGTACTTAAACAAGAAGGATCCGTACCTATGGTTCTGGAGGGTTGCGAACGTATCCCAGATGGTCAACAGTAAGGTTGAGGAGCTTCTAGAATCAAGGGCTGGAGAGGTCGTCCAAGAGCTAGTTAAGATGGTTCAGAGGTTCGTGAAGGAGAGGAAGGGCCTTAGAGGTAGGGGATCGAAGATCGAGGATCACGTGACCTTCTTCAAGAACAATAACATAGTAGTGGGCAGGGAACCCCAGGAGTTCTACGATACTCCAGAGTACAAGCTCATGGTTCTCGTTAGGGATGACGTTGACGAGGACACCTTGAGGAGAATAATCTTCATGCACGGAGGAGGGGCGAGGACTTACAGGAACACGATAGTCGTTGTGTATCCCTCAGAGAATGGAATAGACGAGATGATGAAGACCTTGGCAGTTGCAATGGCCTGTGACGAGGTTAAGAGGAGCATCAGGGAGAAGTTCGGGAAGTATGGAAAGGACGTCGTGAACATACAGATGAGCATGGTTGAGGAGATAAAGAGGAAGGCCCTTGAGGATCTAGAGAATCAGATGGTTCAATACTTCAGGATGGTTGCCTATCCGGATAAGTATGGCCCTAGGGTTGTCCAGGCCCAGGCCTCATCGAAATCAGTGATCGAGAACGTTTACTCAGCCCTAGTCAGCCACGGCAAGATAGTTGATGACTTCGACTTCGATTGGCTCGTGGAGAGGCTCAGCGAGGTCAACGTGAACATCTTGAGGCCGGAGGGTTATCCGGTTTCTGAGTTGGTCTACTTGATAATGAGCAATCCTGCGCTTCCAATGGTTAGCGTTGAAGCCCTATTCGAGGCCATAAGGGAGGCCGTGAGAAACCTCGAAATAGGAATCGAGAGGAAAGGAACAATATACTTCAAGAGGATATACAAAGAGGTTCCAAAGGGAGAGGAGGAGGGCGATCCCCCTGGAGCGATAAAGATGGAGGATGTAATCCTTCCAAGGGAGGAAGCACTCAACAGGCAGGTCGCGGAGATACTCAAGAATGAGAGCGAGGAGGTCAGGAGAAAGGGAGGGATGGATTACAAGGTGAGGAAGTGGTACGAGGTGTATCTACCAAACTCGACCCATGGAATCCCCCTGAGGACGATAGTTGAGGAGGGAAGGGTAAAGGAGGAGTACCTTGACCACGTTCTCCAGGGTTATATAGTTGAGAGGGTTGAGGAGGTTCCAGTGACGAGGGGAGAGTTCTACTTGGAGGTTAGTGACGGCATAGTCAAGGGTAAGCCGGGAGATGTAGTTACGCTCGAGGTAAAGATCAAGCCCGTTGGAAGGGAACCCTTCAAGGTTGAGCTTAGACCCAGCATTGGAGAGCTAGATTCTTACGAGGTTGAGCTCGAGAACGGCGAGGAGAGAGCTGTAACTTGGACGATAGTAGTTCCTAGCGAGAGAACTATAGCGGTAATTGAGGGGAGGAGCGAATCTAAGGAGAGGAAGGTCGAAGTTACCATAATCCCAGCTATGGAGGAGGAGATAATTGAGGTCAACGAAGTCAAAGAGGAGCACAAGGGGTACGTTCTAACCGAGATACGTGACATAGGAAGCGTTGACGAGCTAGAGCTTATTCCAATGGAGGGAAAGGTAAGTGGGAGCATGAGGATAGAGAGGCCCTTCTGGGAATCTAGGTTCGAGGGCTTGGACTTAGAGGTTGCCAAGTACATCCTAAAGGAGGTAGAGGAGGTTTTAGGATCGAAGGCTCACCTGGATGTTAGGGTTATCGGAGAGGCGGTTATAGATGACCTACTCTTTGAAAAGCTGAGGGCCCTCAACGGAAAGGTTACCTTCAGGATCAAGAAGGGTGAAGGGGAATGA
- a CDS encoding EVE domain-containing protein produces MRYWLCITSRDNWKVIREKNVWGVPKRHENTIRRVKPGDKLVFYVKQENRKGEVLEPMIVGIFEVASEPYNDSTRIFKSHTPGESYPIRVKIRPIKIGEVKFKPLIPKLNFIKNKKKWSGHLMGKAMREIPEEDYRLIENLL; encoded by the coding sequence ATGAGATACTGGTTGTGCATAACCAGTAGAGATAATTGGAAAGTTATTAGAGAGAAGAACGTTTGGGGCGTGCCTAAGAGGCACGAAAACACTATAAGGAGGGTCAAGCCAGGAGATAAGCTGGTATTCTACGTAAAGCAGGAAAACAGGAAAGGCGAAGTTCTAGAGCCTATGATAGTTGGTATCTTTGAGGTCGCGAGCGAGCCCTACAATGACTCCACAAGGATATTCAAGTCCCATACCCCAGGAGAGAGTTATCCGATAAGGGTGAAGATAAGGCCGATAAAGATCGGGGAAGTGAAGTTTAAACCCCTGATTCCGAAGCTGAACTTCATAAAGAACAAGAAGAAGTGGAGTGGCCACCTCATGGGCAAGGCCATGAGGGAAATTCCGGAGGAGGATTACAGGCTTATTGAAAACCTCCTCTGA
- a CDS encoding MarR family winged helix-turn-helix transcriptional regulator, producing the protein MTLTKAELRVLLAIASGPITLKELASKMNLSKSTLSIILHSLERKGLINIEGKRPLKAKLADNKPTQLLRKILLMLPKNWTLKVLSGSSLKMLSALKVEEPQSPWLVQLKANVSRATLHRVLNELMEMLIVGKKKDGYFVSERFAVLKDFADEYFYLQNSTRTKEFNEKAVLAWSGVEELILATETFKGKCFGDFQLTGLARFSDYGLPLISSGVYHYYWPAKELELEEIVIHALKMGYDARELLYVIVLLKAHPFSKERLKRLAAKFEVSPIVEDILEFLQGEAKSYPFPSREEVEELCKRYFGGCEGDSEGKTD; encoded by the coding sequence ATGACACTCACAAAGGCAGAGCTCAGAGTGCTCTTGGCAATAGCGTCAGGGCCAATTACACTCAAAGAGTTAGCCAGTAAAATGAACCTCTCCAAGAGCACTCTCTCTATTATCCTGCACTCTCTCGAACGAAAGGGACTCATTAATATCGAAGGAAAAAGACCGCTCAAAGCCAAACTCGCCGATAACAAGCCAACCCAGCTCCTAAGAAAAATCCTATTGATGCTCCCTAAAAACTGGACTCTCAAGGTCCTCAGTGGAAGTAGTCTCAAAATGCTCTCGGCTCTCAAAGTTGAGGAACCTCAATCCCCCTGGCTTGTTCAGCTCAAGGCTAACGTGAGCAGAGCAACACTCCATAGAGTTCTCAACGAGCTCATGGAAATGCTCATCGTTGGGAAAAAGAAAGATGGATACTTCGTCAGCGAACGTTTTGCAGTCCTCAAAGACTTCGCCGACGAGTATTTCTATCTCCAGAACTCCACTAGGACTAAAGAGTTCAACGAAAAGGCCGTCCTCGCGTGGAGTGGGGTTGAAGAACTCATTCTTGCAACGGAAACGTTCAAAGGGAAATGCTTTGGAGACTTTCAGCTCACCGGACTGGCTCGTTTCTCTGACTACGGTTTGCCTTTAATTTCCTCGGGTGTTTACCACTACTACTGGCCGGCCAAGGAGCTTGAACTTGAAGAAATCGTTATCCATGCCCTAAAGATGGGCTACGATGCAAGGGAGCTCCTTTACGTCATTGTTCTTTTGAAAGCCCACCCGTTCAGTAAAGAGCGACTCAAACGCTTGGCTGCTAAATTTGAAGTATCCCCCATTGTGGAGGATATTCTTGAGTTTCTCCAAGGGGAGGCCAAGTCTTATCCATTCCCCTCGCGGGAAGAAGTTGAAGAGCTTTGTAAGAGGTACTTTGGAGGTTGTGAAGGTGATAGCGAGGGAAAGACTGATTAG
- a CDS encoding DUF1156 domain-containing protein — translation MRLIESLKFPLFKVNKMSEKEKGPARPPYWEMVFWWTRKPLIGARAIIAASLLPDDVDVSRFETAIGLNQSTPHRVNPRIPPEWEKYFRGKKLLDPFAGFGSIPLEALRLGLNVTAVELLPVAYVFLKAILEYPRKFGKPLVKDVERWGNWITEQLKKDPEIGELYDDDVAVYIGTWEVKCPHCGRWTPAIGNYWLARVKDGKRYKRLAYMVPERRCDDVEIRIIDLNEIIGDVSNAEVKGNDIIFQGRVYIEKVRKALGDGKLREGDVKIDGDKVIFRVPSPNIEARKSQLTCLACGNVIKYADESGRHYTKKPKGIETEFYVKFALRKYHEGDERFARQRLLVKVKVKDKDLIFEPASREDNEKLWRAKEKVNELIERKDPDVPSEQIPLYENRRITPILGAEKWYQFFNPRQLLTLIKIVRLIREVGKRVEEEKLREGWDEERAFEYAEAVATYLSMAMLKYAYYDSVVTRWDSTWWKIGETMSTRGIAMNWNWTESPWFGEFGGLIKTLPALSRALNYLITALASSIQKTLTDFTKTNTVKVLQGDATSLNLGEKFDVIVTDPPYADDVPYTELSDFYYVWLKRALSDSDGKKLIPRFHKTAFFKKVGQKWVEIKTQWQEFAKKEVSMDPQRFGNKEIAQQHFENLFSQAFVAMREHLKDDGLLVTYYAHTDPESWLTLLNAGWRRAGLQIVRAFPLSTESSTSIVKRGKLSLDTSIVVVWRKPSERRKVDIFELSNVIAEKSKESAKLYMKYGYKGLDLLYGVMTSILEEVTRYGEVTSPKGPLSTREILERHVYPATIRGIVEAIADVKGKISSNEGLFYSAYKVLFGNASLGANDIILLNLATFTNAKLLVKSKILKEGTSSSKKEFKLYSPDLIGETVLEPKGFQIFLKEKGLNPQDPNPRNSIDVLHLLEYYSLLGREVLQDRIEELRRKNPSWVEEAIAMARLISSYYKTVYSQMFSPLGVVVKDERAVEGELKKDGHYEVVLMSRLVRTLGGGSI, via the coding sequence ATGAGGCTAATAGAGAGCTTGAAGTTTCCCCTCTTTAAGGTAAACAAGATGAGCGAAAAGGAGAAGGGGCCCGCTAGGCCCCCCTATTGGGAAATGGTCTTCTGGTGGACGAGGAAGCCTCTAATTGGAGCTAGGGCTATAATAGCCGCATCCCTCCTTCCGGATGATGTTGATGTTAGCAGGTTCGAGACGGCTATTGGATTGAACCAGAGCACACCTCACAGGGTCAATCCCAGGATACCGCCAGAGTGGGAGAAGTACTTCAGGGGAAAGAAGCTTCTGGATCCGTTCGCGGGCTTCGGCTCAATTCCCCTGGAAGCTTTGAGGTTAGGCTTGAACGTGACGGCCGTAGAACTTTTACCAGTAGCTTATGTCTTCCTAAAGGCTATCCTGGAGTATCCCAGGAAGTTTGGAAAGCCCCTTGTCAAGGACGTTGAGAGGTGGGGCAACTGGATTACTGAACAACTGAAGAAGGATCCTGAGATTGGGGAGCTATACGATGATGACGTTGCGGTTTACATTGGAACTTGGGAAGTTAAGTGCCCACACTGCGGGAGGTGGACTCCTGCTATAGGCAACTACTGGTTAGCAAGGGTAAAGGACGGGAAGAGGTACAAGAGGCTAGCTTACATGGTTCCTGAGAGGAGATGTGATGATGTCGAAATAAGGATAATCGACCTGAACGAGATAATCGGCGACGTTTCAAATGCTGAGGTCAAGGGGAACGACATAATCTTCCAGGGAAGGGTTTACATTGAGAAGGTTAGGAAGGCTCTAGGGGATGGAAAGCTTAGGGAGGGGGACGTTAAGATAGACGGTGATAAGGTAATCTTCAGGGTTCCCTCTCCGAACATTGAAGCGAGGAAGAGCCAGCTCACGTGCTTGGCCTGTGGCAACGTTATAAAGTACGCCGATGAAAGCGGAAGGCACTACACAAAGAAGCCCAAGGGAATTGAGACTGAGTTCTACGTGAAGTTTGCCTTGAGGAAGTATCATGAGGGTGACGAGAGGTTTGCGAGGCAGAGGTTGCTTGTGAAGGTTAAGGTTAAAGATAAGGACTTGATTTTTGAGCCAGCCAGTAGAGAGGACAACGAGAAGCTGTGGAGGGCGAAGGAGAAGGTTAATGAGTTGATCGAGAGGAAGGATCCAGATGTGCCGAGTGAGCAGATACCTCTTTATGAAAATCGACGTATTACTCCAATTCTCGGAGCAGAAAAATGGTACCAATTTTTCAATCCCCGCCAACTCCTCACGCTGATTAAGATTGTAAGGCTAATCCGCGAGGTTGGGAAGAGGGTTGAGGAGGAGAAGCTCAGGGAGGGTTGGGACGAGGAGAGGGCCTTTGAATATGCGGAGGCTGTTGCGACGTATTTGAGCATGGCGATGTTGAAATATGCATATTACGATTCAGTTGTCACTAGGTGGGATTCCACATGGTGGAAGATTGGAGAAACTATGTCTACAAGAGGAATCGCAATGAATTGGAACTGGACTGAAAGTCCTTGGTTTGGGGAGTTTGGAGGGTTAATAAAAACACTGCCCGCGTTATCTAGGGCTCTTAACTACCTCATTACCGCCCTCGCCTCCTCAATCCAGAAGACCCTCACCGACTTCACGAAGACCAACACCGTGAAAGTCCTCCAGGGCGACGCGACCTCTCTCAATCTCGGTGAGAAGTTCGACGTCATCGTAACCGACCCGCCGTACGCCGATGATGTCCCATACACCGAGCTGAGCGACTTTTACTACGTCTGGCTCAAGCGCGCTTTGAGCGACTCTGATGGAAAGAAATTGATTCCAAGGTTCCACAAGACGGCCTTCTTCAAGAAGGTTGGGCAAAAGTGGGTTGAAATTAAAACACAATGGCAGGAATTTGCGAAGAAGGAGGTCTCCATGGATCCCCAAAGATTCGGAAATAAAGAAATCGCACAACAACACTTCGAAAACCTCTTTAGCCAGGCATTCGTTGCAATGCGTGAGCACCTAAAAGATGATGGCCTTTTAGTTACTTACTATGCCCACACAGATCCAGAAAGCTGGCTAACGCTCCTGAACGCTGGCTGGAGAAGAGCTGGGCTCCAGATAGTCAGGGCATTCCCACTATCAACTGAATCATCCACAAGCATAGTGAAGAGGGGGAAGCTAAGCTTAGACACTTCAATAGTGGTTGTGTGGAGGAAGCCGAGTGAGAGGAGGAAGGTGGACATATTCGAGCTGAGCAATGTAATAGCCGAGAAGTCCAAGGAATCCGCAAAGCTCTACATGAAGTACGGTTACAAGGGCCTTGACCTGCTCTACGGAGTAATGACGTCAATCCTCGAGGAGGTCACGAGATACGGAGAGGTCACGTCTCCAAAGGGCCCGCTCTCAACGAGGGAGATACTTGAGAGGCACGTTTATCCCGCAACGATTAGGGGAATAGTTGAGGCTATCGCCGACGTTAAGGGGAAGATATCATCAAACGAGGGCCTGTTCTACTCGGCATACAAGGTTCTCTTCGGCAATGCATCCCTGGGGGCCAATGATATAATACTTCTCAACCTAGCGACCTTCACGAATGCGAAGTTGCTTGTAAAGAGCAAGATTCTAAAGGAAGGAACTTCGTCGAGCAAGAAGGAGTTTAAGCTGTACTCACCAGATCTTATTGGAGAAACTGTCCTTGAGCCGAAGGGATTCCAGATCTTCCTCAAGGAGAAGGGCCTAAACCCCCAGGATCCGAATCCGAGGAATTCCATAGATGTCCTTCACCTGCTCGAGTACTACTCCCTCCTTGGAAGGGAAGTTCTCCAGGATAGGATTGAGGAGTTGAGAAGGAAGAATCCATCCTGGGTTGAGGAGGCAATTGCGATGGCAAGGCTGATATCTTCCTACTACAAAACGGTCTATTCCCAGATGTTCTCACCCCTGGGTGTAGTGGTTAAGGATGAGAGGGCAGTTGAAGGTGAGCTGAAGAAGGATGGCCACTACGAGGTAGTTCTTATGAGCAGGCTCGTCAGGACTTTGGGAGGTGGTTCGATTTGA
- a CDS encoding protein NO VEIN domain-containing protein has product MIKHEALLEIFHLLPEEFEKEKIKARIPVRILGKFGIDENELAIPSEEELILSQRNFLPTESIIEAKKKAMELVMKPEREYLLQKYGEDTEGELWKVEDVSLHPHYDVKVQELGEGMTKFIGVKGHLPFIFHAELTTMEREFAETHPNEYRCI; this is encoded by the coding sequence GTGATCAAACATGAGGCTCTTCTTGAGATATTCCATCTCCTCCCAGAAGAGTTCGAAAAAGAGAAAATTAAGGCGAGGATTCCCGTCAGAATACTAGGCAAATTTGGAATAGATGAGAATGAACTGGCAATTCCCTCCGAGGAAGAGTTAATTCTATCTCAGAGAAACTTTCTCCCAACGGAAAGCATAATTGAGGCTAAGAAAAAAGCTATGGAACTTGTTATGAAGCCCGAAAGAGAATACCTACTTCAAAAGTATGGAGAGGACACGGAAGGAGAGTTATGGAAAGTCGAGGACGTTTCTCTCCACCCCCATTATGATGTTAAGGTTCAAGAATTGGGTGAAGGCATGACGAAATTTATTGGGGTTAAAGGACATCTCCCATTCATTTTTCATGCCGAGTTGACAACCATGGAAAGAGAGTTTGCCGAAACTCATCCCAATGAATATAGGTGTATATAG